AAAAAATGTCCCTGAAGAGGCCATAATGTCCGGCGAAGTCGTCCAGATCAGCGAGCGCAGGCAGCGCTATAATTACAGCCGCTATGTTCATGTTCTTGAGCTGACCATCCAAACAAAGAGCAACAAACATTCCAATATTAAAAAAATCACCCCTTTAATGAAAAATACCAGAGTCCCTTCTGTAAAGATTGGCGATTCTGTTCACCTATATGGAAATTGGAAGGATGACTTTTTCAGGTTGGCCGTATTCAAAATGCAAAAACTGAAAAAGAGCCTCATACTTAGGCTCTTTTTAATTTTAGGTTTCTTCATCAGTTTTTTTTATGAAATTTTGCGTATAATGCTTTTTATAAACTCCAACTCCAAGATGTGTAAATTCTTCGTTCAGCAGACTATCCCGATGGCCTTTGCTGTTAAGCCATCCTTCAACGACGGCGAGGGCATCCGTATAATTTGCAGCTATATTTTCCCCTGCAGCCTCATATGAGACTCCCCCAGCTTCAAGGCGGTCCGACAAATCTCCATAAGTTTTAGAAGTATGAGAAAAGTCATTGCTTTCATACATATCTTTACTATGGGCAAAAGCTGCAGCTGCAGTCATATCATCCCATTTCAACGGCTGTAAATGATGTCTGACCCTTATTACATTTGTAAGGTCAAGAATTTGCTTTTCTTTCGCTCTCTCTACATCTTCCTCAAAGGCAGGAGAAGCCAGGGGGCTCCAATAATTCACCACGGTAAACCATTTCATACGGGCGAAGCTTAATTAAGGTGGCTGCATCCATTACTCTCACACTGGAGAGTGTCCCTGTAAATCTATCTATATTCAGCTGTGCATAATACTCTCCAACCATAACCAGCGGCCTTGTATTCAGGTCATCTTCGGACAATTCGAAACGATATGAGCTATCTTTTACTTTAAGGTTGAAATCTGTTTCAAAAAAGACGGATGCATATAATTCACCAATGGGCTGCCCTATTTTGAAAGGATAAATGTCTGCATCTTCACCTGTCGCAAACAAACTAACCACTTTATTTTTGCTTACTCCAGCCTGAATGTACTCAGTACCGCTTTTATTATATATCCACCATTCGTAGCCATAGAAAGAAGGATCTATTCTTGAGGGTGCTCCTAAACTTTCTTTAAGCTCCGCAGCGGATTTCCCTATAAAGGATACCATGCCTTTTTCAGGGAACCCTGTATTGGAAGATAAATTATTGTCATCGTTACTTATATCCTTAATTGCATCAGGCTGTGTATTTTCCTGATTGACAAGTATTTCCCCTTTCTCATTACGTCCAATATCTATGTAAAAGCCCGCTGCCAGAAAAATGGAAATCAAAACTAAAATTCGAAAAAGTGCCCTCAGAGAACAGTCCCTCCCTTCTCTCATTCATTGTATTTAATGTATGTAAAAAGTATAACTTGCAGTGTGTTCTGCATAATGGAACCTAATTAAAATCATGCAATCTATACTATTAATCATACCATTAGGTGTATTGTTTATCTATTCTTTTCACTGAGTTCCCCATGTAAAATAATCTATGTATACAAAGAGCGGTTTCCTTATTAGATTGCTGTTTTGGTCTAGGCAGATAATAAAAAAAGAACACCCTAATGGTGTCCTCTTAATGCTGTGCTTCAGTTCCGTGTTTTGAAATATCAGTAAGCGCTTCTCCAGCCTGGTCATCCGTTAAATGACGGACAGCAAAGTCCCCGAGAGATACTATTCCAACAAGCTTGTCACCTTCCACAACAGGAAGCCTGCGAATTTGATGTTCAGCCATCAAGCGTGCAGCTTCCCGAGCCTCTGTATCCCTGGTAACGGTTACTAAATGGCTGCTCATAATATCTTCTACTTTGGATGAAGCAGGGTGTTTTTCTGCCACACAGCGAAGAACTATATCCCGGTCTGTTATCATTCCTACTAGCTTCTCATTATCCACAATTGGGATAGCCCCTACGTTTAATTCTTTCATCTTAACTGCCACTTCATACACATTGTCCAGTAGAGAACAGCTTTCAACATGGCCGGTCATAATATCACGAATCATTTCCATTTTTTATCCTCCTTGTTTTTTCTCAACAATAAATATGGTCCAATAGTGACCGTGCAGGCCTCCTTGAATATAGCCAACACCAATATGTGTTGCCTTTTTGCTTAGAATATTTTCCCGGTGGACTGAGGAATTCATCCAGGCAGCAAACATTTCATCAGCTGTTTTATAGCCCGCCCCAATATTCTCCTTTACGGTCAGGAAAGAAATC
This window of the Cytobacillus pseudoceanisediminis genome carries:
- a CDS encoding CBS domain-containing protein, with amino-acid sequence MEMIRDIMTGHVESCSLLDNVYEVAVKMKELNVGAIPIVDNEKLVGMITDRDIVLRCVAEKHPASSKVEDIMSSHLVTVTRDTEAREAARLMAEHQIRRLPVVEGDKLVGIVSLGDFAVRHLTDDQAGEALTDISKHGTEAQH